One window of Synechococcus elongatus PCC 11801 genomic DNA carries:
- a CDS encoding metal-dependent hydrolase, translating into MMALTHSLASACGVALCLGTASPLLIGVGAIAGQLPDADTSHSWMGRLLFPISRRIERHWPHRTLTHSLVATAAIALLFSPVIFVSLQIWGAIVLGYSFGWFADCFTKTGVAAFWPYQARLVIPGNPRLRLSTGSRIEYLLVSVLAFTLAFSLFMNSGGGLMRSIEGWMGMPSSAVELVLSEGDRWELQAEAWGVERLTQQPITGKVYRVLAAITQLDVLLQDEEGWLYRAGQSQEAQLQVWRLRVERVQPIQVELRTLEFDDTTLNEVDPPIPKDAYLSGVLELDEEPERIPDPFHFEPLRLQGMGNGRFLAHLQSAPPDQILPLLGDSPARGRLVARRLIPSSGVRP; encoded by the coding sequence ATGATGGCACTCACCCATAGCCTTGCTAGTGCCTGCGGCGTGGCTTTGTGTCTCGGCACAGCTTCACCGCTGCTGATTGGGGTGGGAGCGATCGCTGGTCAACTCCCAGACGCAGACACCTCCCACTCGTGGATGGGGCGGCTCTTGTTTCCCATTAGTCGCCGCATTGAACGCCACTGGCCGCATCGGACGCTGACTCACAGCCTTGTGGCGACAGCAGCGATCGCCCTGTTGTTCTCGCCAGTAATCTTTGTTTCCCTGCAAATCTGGGGCGCGATTGTCTTGGGCTACAGCTTCGGCTGGTTCGCTGATTGCTTCACCAAGACGGGCGTAGCTGCCTTCTGGCCGTATCAGGCAAGGTTAGTGATTCCAGGCAATCCCAGACTCAGGCTCAGTACAGGCAGCCGTATCGAATATCTGTTGGTTTCGGTCTTGGCCTTCACTCTGGCTTTCTCTCTATTCATGAACAGCGGTGGCGGCTTGATGCGCTCGATTGAGGGCTGGATGGGCATGCCATCTAGTGCTGTTGAGTTGGTCTTGAGCGAGGGCGATCGCTGGGAACTGCAAGCAGAAGCGTGGGGTGTGGAACGGCTGACCCAACAACCGATTACAGGCAAGGTTTACCGTGTTCTCGCCGCTATCACTCAGCTTGATGTCCTGCTCCAAGACGAAGAAGGCTGGCTCTATCGCGCTGGCCAAAGCCAAGAAGCTCAGCTACAGGTTTGGCGATTACGAGTTGAGCGGGTTCAGCCAATCCAAGTTGAGTTGCGAACGCTGGAGTTCGATGACACCACTCTCAATGAAGTGGATCCACCCATCCCCAAGGATGCCTATCTCTCAGGGGTACTGGAACTCGATGAGGAACCAGAGCGCATTCCTGATCCTTTTCACTTTGAGCCGCTGAGGTTGCAAGGCATGGGCAATGGCCGTTTCCTTGCTCATCTCCAATCGGCTCCGCCCGACCAGATCCTTCCCCTGCTGGGTGATAGCCCTGCCCGAGGCCGTCTTGTTGCCCGTCGCCTCATTCCCTCCTCTGGAGTTCGACCATGA
- a CDS encoding HEAT repeat domain-containing protein, with protein MPWSVRVLNQSVSILLQLLDMEPELRGTIAFALYKRLCKDKEAAQNDEVIDRLKPLLADPDMEVRCWITHTLKRIGTEQAIDALFQALHELPAEELERSYLSRPTYGLLLDGLNQPLASAGEKLVSVFLSEGDRFSAKVQAYAMGVLGEFLECYRISLDLPESLVSQAEHYAFSGNTDVVKGAVKLLAIV; from the coding sequence ATGCCTTGGAGTGTTCGGGTGCTGAATCAATCCGTTTCGATTCTGCTGCAGTTGCTGGACATGGAGCCGGAACTGCGCGGCACCATTGCTTTTGCCCTCTACAAGCGCCTCTGCAAAGACAAAGAAGCAGCTCAAAACGACGAGGTGATCGATCGCCTCAAGCCTCTGCTTGCAGATCCTGATATGGAGGTGCGCTGCTGGATTACCCACACCCTGAAGCGCATTGGTACTGAGCAGGCGATCGATGCTCTCTTTCAGGCGCTGCACGAGCTACCGGCAGAGGAACTGGAGCGCAGCTACCTGAGCCGTCCTACTTATGGATTGCTGCTGGATGGACTGAATCAGCCTTTGGCTTCGGCAGGGGAGAAGCTGGTGTCGGTGTTCTTGTCCGAAGGCGATCGCTTCTCGGCCAAAGTGCAAGCTTATGCGATGGGAGTGCTGGGTGAGTTCTTAGAGTGCTACCGGATTTCGTTGGATCTGCCTGAATCACTGGTGAGCCAAGCGGAGCACTATGCCTTCTCGGGGAATACGGATGTGGTGAAGGGAGCCGTGAAGTTGTTGGCGATCGTGTAG
- a CDS encoding AAA family ATPase, producing the protein MWIERHRRQLASGEQKEYHYLVDEDGNRSSIPSLDAFRYRQREKQRIIASLRAAESLLVVGEAGSGKSRLSRAVVEELRSVGYTVVTLPQPLTQRQLLIQVAEQLEIEPEQRQTVALFAETLREELENWPEPVFLVIDQVQRCPAAFRLWLEQLLPLSVPMLLLATNPPAKDLFLKLPRLELEPLRDGQIRELMQAEAEQLGLELSAADLSALQARCGGNPLLAGRVVREAFLGLDETAPDHRQWIDGTPIVVCGLASLIVLRYIGLGYGNRSLYVIGGILTVVALMARFLVGRLPRGSQRLGR; encoded by the coding sequence ATGTGGATTGAGCGCCACCGAAGACAGCTCGCCAGTGGTGAGCAGAAGGAGTATCACTACCTCGTCGATGAGGACGGGAATCGCAGCTCCATTCCGTCGCTGGATGCTTTCCGCTATCGCCAACGAGAAAAGCAGCGGATCATCGCTAGTCTTCGGGCTGCGGAAAGCTTGCTGGTTGTGGGTGAAGCGGGCAGCGGCAAGAGTCGTCTCAGTCGCGCCGTGGTTGAGGAGCTGCGCTCAGTTGGCTACACGGTTGTGACCCTGCCCCAGCCGTTGACTCAGCGCCAGTTGCTGATCCAAGTGGCGGAGCAACTAGAGATTGAACCGGAGCAGCGCCAGACGGTTGCGCTCTTTGCTGAGACTCTGCGTGAGGAACTAGAGAACTGGCCAGAGCCGGTCTTTCTGGTGATTGATCAAGTCCAGCGCTGCCCCGCAGCGTTCCGCCTTTGGCTGGAACAGTTGCTTCCTTTGAGTGTGCCAATGCTCCTGTTGGCGACGAATCCACCAGCTAAGGATCTCTTTCTCAAATTGCCGCGATTGGAGCTGGAGCCACTGCGCGATGGTCAGATTCGCGAGTTGATGCAAGCCGAAGCAGAGCAACTGGGCTTGGAGTTGAGTGCTGCTGATCTTTCCGCTCTGCAAGCTCGCTGTGGTGGTAATCCCCTGCTGGCGGGGCGAGTTGTCAGAGAAGCCTTTCTGGGTCTGGATGAAACGGCACCGGATCACCGTCAGTGGATCGATGGCACTCCCATCGTGGTCTGTGGGTTGGCGAGCCTGATCGTTCTCAGATACATCGGCCTCGGCTATGGCAATCGCAGCCTCTATGTCATTGGCGGCATCTTGACCGTGGTGGCACTGATGGCGCGGTTCTTGGTCGGGCGCTTGCCTCGGGGCAGCCAGAGGTTAGGCCGATGA
- a CDS encoding ATP-binding protein gives MTDRFPPAVIPLPEQRSPVHSAETEADSAAEVSGLQVWLGGHCHWQPEALTNAHAVILGASGSGKTQTLKAIAHSLHQQQPDLRVRVLDFHGDQSLPEETVIPLHQCSPWGIAPLTVHPDPEGGGPGLQAIAVAASLRRLLKLGPNQEGLLLNLFDQCYRHRGITTAEETWRFEPPTFADLERFLAMQAESGLAEAKRLQLKLAALFRYGVFSRPQSESNQPLLRLDLCKLPPEIAALAAESFVAQELSNHRLNGEADQVKTVLFIDEAKELRGSSVLDRVLMDGRKYGLAIVLASQSEQHLSAEVLRNSATKVVLPVDQTEVRTVARRFRLSEDRLAKLQPLEAICRFGVQLRHVQIHPYWQRQGAES, from the coding sequence ATGACCGATCGCTTTCCCCCTGCTGTCATTCCACTCCCTGAACAGCGATCGCCTGTTCACTCAGCAGAAACAGAGGCTGACTCTGCTGCTGAAGTAAGTGGTCTACAAGTCTGGCTCGGTGGCCATTGCCACTGGCAACCTGAAGCCCTGACCAATGCCCATGCTGTGATTCTGGGTGCCTCGGGTTCTGGCAAAACTCAGACCCTCAAGGCGATCGCCCATAGTCTTCATCAACAGCAGCCGGATCTCAGAGTCCGTGTTCTTGATTTCCACGGCGACCAGTCCCTACCCGAGGAAACCGTCATTCCGCTACATCAGTGCAGTCCGTGGGGTATCGCGCCACTGACGGTGCATCCCGATCCTGAAGGTGGTGGTCCGGGTCTGCAAGCGATCGCTGTCGCGGCTAGTCTTCGCCGCTTGCTCAAGCTCGGTCCGAATCAAGAGGGCTTGCTGCTCAACCTGTTCGACCAGTGCTATCGGCATCGCGGCATCACCACGGCTGAGGAAACGTGGCGTTTTGAGCCACCCACCTTTGCAGACCTTGAGCGCTTTCTAGCCATGCAAGCGGAATCGGGTCTGGCCGAAGCCAAGCGACTGCAACTCAAACTGGCGGCGCTGTTCCGCTATGGCGTCTTCTCCCGTCCCCAGTCGGAATCGAATCAACCTTTACTCCGACTGGATTTATGTAAGCTCCCGCCCGAGATTGCGGCGCTGGCAGCGGAATCGTTTGTGGCTCAAGAGCTTAGCAACCACCGGCTCAATGGCGAGGCGGATCAGGTTAAGACGGTTCTCTTCATTGATGAAGCGAAAGAACTCAGAGGCAGTTCTGTCTTAGACCGTGTGCTTATGGATGGCCGCAAGTACGGTCTGGCGATCGTCCTCGCGAGTCAGTCGGAGCAGCACTTGTCAGCTGAAGTTCTGCGCAACAGCGCGACGAAGGTTGTCCTGCCTGTCGATCAAACCGAGGTGAGAACGGTTGCCCGACGCTTCCGGCTTAGTGAAGACCGGCTTGCCAAGCTTCAGCCCCTCGAAGCCATTTGCCGCTTTGGGGTGCAGCTGCGCCATGTCCAAATCCATCCCTACTGGCAGCGCCAAGGAGCCGAATCATGA
- a CDS encoding thermonuclease family protein, which translates to MKVWLGVLLLALVVPAPAIAQTVTRVSDGDTIRVLLNGKEERVRLACIDAPEMRQTPFGVASRDRLRQLTPVGSTVRLRTLTRDRYGRIVAEVFHQGKNVNLQLVREGQAVVYRQYLQGCDRNAYLPAELEAKQRRSGFWQQEEPMMPWDFRRAGS; encoded by the coding sequence ATGAAGGTCTGGCTCGGGGTATTGCTGCTGGCGTTGGTCGTGCCTGCTCCGGCGATCGCCCAAACGGTCACACGGGTCAGTGATGGCGATACGATCCGTGTCTTGCTTAACGGGAAAGAGGAACGAGTTCGCCTCGCCTGTATTGATGCCCCAGAGATGCGGCAGACCCCATTTGGCGTTGCCAGTCGCGATCGCTTGCGGCAACTCACGCCAGTCGGTTCAACCGTCAGGCTGCGGACTTTGACCCGCGATCGCTATGGGCGAATTGTGGCGGAGGTGTTTCACCAAGGCAAGAACGTGAACCTGCAGCTAGTCAGAGAAGGACAGGCAGTGGTGTACCGGCAGTATCTACAAGGCTGCGATCGCAATGCTTACCTACCTGCGGAGTTGGAAGCGAAGCAGAGGCGATCGGGCTTTTGGCAGCAGGAGGAGCCGATGATGCCGTGGGACTTTAGGAGAGCAGGAAGTTGA
- a CDS encoding plasmid replication protein, CyRepA1 family, which produces MVFSIPVSGNLQTQIQQEFCQSSAIAFGLFQQAIAVVADIEIDPLTHEVIGTPIADALGWHFTRFGQQARSSQTAAIFVQESNEVWQLKVFGGESGKRTGSYLAPKGVGNRAYLPPIDEKTQRELIGEYVQGLFWDWIAAHPEVPLVITEGGKKGLSGLSAGSVAIALYGCDCGNSPDLTRFLVPGRQVFIAFDQDEKATTRARVGRGIARLARRAIDLGCSVRIAQWDPALGKGIDDLIAAHGAERWHQILAAAPSFEDWQRRRIEGAIFQRLRFPLGKYQPSLQVSEPDLSQAIALDAIPETGIVALLSGKGTGKTKLLTKLVDGLKRVLAPGHRESLQRGLGRRLGLDYLHDTDRAEGRKLGNNGEPTYRLSLCWDSLLAIAPKDYPIGSYELVIDEADQGFRHLINGATCGKRGMRPALIDRAETLIRGARRVLLASADLTTLELDYVASLRNEQPWILQNDYREDGYCCQFLSDIPQQKGSRKRARAAALLQLIEAIHRGDRLWIAVDTLKASKALYQLAIALGVPAKRILRYDGETSSDPDQRQFADSPHPWIERYQPQIIIASPSLTSGVSIEIDYFDCVFGFFEGQSIAPWDVDQALSRVRQPVPRIVFAVSHGKSQSISAAQNALTYQADLYRRTELFASFSGMRSLMEQVDFHSPSARYHAASSAECNAAMAEFGLSLRLRLEVAGNSVFTGDAMEMPDLEPALELWNTAQQQVQAAADIAKLRAEAIDDDTAIALRQKRVLTLSDRLKLSRYDLCQFYGISPEKLTLEDIVNDANGRQRHYIKTVELLIWDRLAQHKDKQKLDKLIQWEKPIPAQDLPTAQLLTKAADILGVRELLVFLIQATKSDEGWTKDTPEITAFVERCLAHQREVKLCLNLTVRQTMEPTAIVGMVLKQFGLSTMMRRETDENQHRTRRYRLELSSLKRLKTLLQTRMKQYLEEGFQLRPHPLTSFLLVGVADNEPLSTPQQQILEAHPLNHTLNRLKEAS; this is translated from the coding sequence ATGGTCTTCTCTATTCCTGTATCTGGCAACCTTCAAACTCAGATCCAGCAAGAGTTCTGCCAGTCCAGCGCGATCGCTTTTGGCCTGTTCCAGCAGGCGATCGCTGTTGTGGCAGATATCGAGATTGATCCACTGACCCATGAGGTCATCGGCACCCCGATCGCGGATGCCTTGGGTTGGCACTTCACTCGATTTGGCCAGCAAGCTCGCAGTAGCCAGACCGCTGCGATTTTTGTACAGGAATCAAACGAGGTTTGGCAGCTCAAGGTTTTTGGCGGAGAGTCTGGCAAGCGAACCGGCTCTTACTTGGCTCCCAAGGGCGTAGGCAACCGCGCTTATCTGCCGCCTATCGATGAGAAGACCCAGCGTGAGCTGATTGGCGAATACGTCCAAGGCTTGTTCTGGGACTGGATTGCAGCCCATCCAGAAGTGCCACTGGTCATCACAGAAGGCGGCAAAAAGGGACTCTCTGGTCTGTCTGCGGGTTCAGTAGCGATCGCCCTGTATGGTTGCGATTGCGGCAACAGTCCAGACCTGACTCGTTTCCTGGTTCCAGGGCGGCAAGTCTTCATTGCCTTCGACCAAGATGAGAAGGCCACCACCCGAGCCAGAGTCGGTCGTGGCATTGCGCGATTGGCGCGACGAGCCATTGATCTCGGCTGCTCAGTCCGCATTGCTCAATGGGATCCAGCGCTCGGCAAGGGTATCGATGATCTGATTGCTGCTCATGGAGCTGAACGCTGGCATCAGATTCTGGCGGCGGCTCCCTCGTTTGAAGACTGGCAGCGGCGACGGATTGAAGGGGCAATCTTCCAGCGGCTGCGCTTTCCACTGGGCAAGTATCAGCCCTCACTTCAGGTTTCTGAACCGGACTTATCGCAAGCGATCGCCCTCGACGCAATTCCCGAAACCGGCATTGTGGCGCTGCTGTCAGGCAAAGGTACGGGCAAAACCAAACTGCTCACCAAGCTGGTTGATGGCTTAAAGCGCGTTCTTGCTCCAGGCCACCGCGAGAGTTTGCAGCGAGGATTGGGTCGCAGACTGGGCTTGGACTATCTGCACGACACGGATCGGGCTGAAGGAAGAAAGCTCGGCAACAACGGTGAACCCACCTATCGCCTTAGCTTGTGCTGGGATTCCCTGTTGGCGATCGCGCCCAAGGACTACCCCATAGGGTCGTATGAACTAGTGATTGATGAAGCTGACCAAGGCTTCCGGCACCTGATCAATGGCGCAACTTGCGGCAAGCGCGGGATGCGTCCTGCTCTGATTGACCGTGCTGAAACCCTGATTCGCGGTGCGCGACGGGTCTTGCTCGCCAGCGCTGACCTCACAACACTGGAGCTGGATTACGTTGCCTCACTCCGCAATGAGCAACCTTGGATTCTTCAGAACGACTATCGCGAGGACGGTTATTGCTGCCAGTTCCTCTCGGATATTCCCCAACAGAAAGGATCCCGCAAGCGGGCGCGAGCGGCAGCGCTACTCCAATTGATTGAAGCAATTCATCGCGGCGATCGCCTCTGGATTGCAGTCGATACGCTCAAAGCCAGCAAAGCCCTCTATCAGCTAGCGATCGCTCTTGGCGTTCCGGCGAAAAGGATCCTGCGCTACGACGGCGAAACCTCCAGCGATCCAGATCAGCGGCAGTTTGCTGATTCACCGCATCCGTGGATTGAGAGGTACCAGCCCCAGATCATCATCGCCAGTCCCTCGCTCACTTCCGGCGTGTCCATCGAGATCGACTACTTCGATTGCGTCTTTGGCTTCTTTGAAGGTCAATCGATTGCCCCTTGGGATGTGGATCAGGCTTTGTCCCGAGTCCGCCAGCCCGTACCGCGCATTGTCTTTGCTGTTTCTCATGGCAAGAGTCAGAGCATTTCAGCAGCTCAAAATGCCCTGACCTATCAGGCCGACTTGTACCGCCGGACGGAGCTGTTCGCCTCTTTTTCCGGTATGCGATCGCTGATGGAGCAGGTGGACTTTCACTCGCCTTCTGCTCGCTACCATGCCGCCAGTTCTGCCGAGTGCAATGCAGCCATGGCGGAGTTTGGTCTGTCTCTGCGACTGCGACTGGAAGTGGCAGGAAATTCTGTCTTCACTGGAGATGCGATGGAAATGCCCGATTTAGAGCCCGCTCTCGAACTGTGGAACACCGCACAGCAGCAAGTCCAAGCGGCAGCTGACATAGCGAAACTCCGTGCTGAAGCTATCGATGACGACACTGCGATCGCTCTGCGTCAAAAGCGGGTTTTGACCTTGAGCGATCGCCTCAAACTCAGTCGTTACGACCTTTGCCAGTTCTATGGCATTTCCCCTGAAAAGCTGACCCTAGAGGACATCGTGAACGATGCCAATGGCCGTCAACGCCACTACATCAAGACAGTGGAGCTGCTGATCTGGGACAGGCTGGCTCAGCACAAGGACAAGCAGAAGCTGGACAAGCTGATTCAGTGGGAGAAGCCCATCCCCGCTCAGGACTTGCCCACGGCGCAGCTACTTACCAAAGCGGCCGACATCCTCGGGGTACGCGAGCTGCTGGTTTTCCTGATCCAAGCGACGAAATCAGACGAGGGCTGGACCAAAGACACGCCCGAAATCACGGCGTTCGTAGAGCGCTGCCTTGCTCATCAAAGAGAAGTGAAGCTCTGCCTCAACTTGACGGTGCGCCAAACGATGGAACCCACGGCGATCGTGGGCATGGTGCTTAAGCAGTTTGGTCTCAGCACCATGATGCGGCGCGAGACGGACGAGAACCAGCACCGTACTCGCCGCTACCGGCTGGAGCTATCCAGCCTCAAACGCCTTAAAACCCTGTTGCAGACAAGGATGAAACAGTATCTCGAAGAAGGATTCCAGCTCAGACCACACCCCCTAACCAGCTTTCTTCTAGTAGGTGTGGCCGACAACGAGCCGCTCTCCACTCCCCAGCAGCAAATCCTAGAGGCCCATCCCCTAAATCACACCCTAAATCGCCTCAAAGAAGCGTCCTAA